A single Pangasianodon hypophthalmus isolate fPanHyp1 chromosome 27, fPanHyp1.pri, whole genome shotgun sequence DNA region contains:
- the aif1l gene encoding allograft inflammatory factor 1-like: protein MPSNQNVQGGKAFGLLKAQQREKLEEVNREFLEDQKYSDEEDLAEKLDSFKNKYAEFDLNDEGEIDMMGLKRMMEKLGVPKTHLEMKKMISEVTGGSSDTINYRDFVKMMLGKRSAVLKLVMMFEDKANSPDCKPDGPPPKRDIASLP, encoded by the exons ATGCCGTCTAATCAGAATGTACAAG GTGGGAAGGCGTTTGGATTATTGAAAGCGCAGCAGAGGGAGAAGCTAGAAGAAGTGAACAGG GAATTCTTGGAGGATCAGAAGTACAGCGATGAGGAGGATTTGGCAGAGAAGCTGGATTCCTTCAAAA ACAAATATGCAGAATTTGACCTGAACGATGAGGGAGAGAtcg ATATGATGGGTCTGAAGAGGATGATGGAGAAGCTTGGTGTGCCCAAGACACATTTggagatgaagaagatgatCTCAGAGGTGACTGGCGGCAGCAGCGACACCATCAACTACAGAGACTTTGTTAAGATGATGCTGGGGAAGCGCTCTGCTGTGCTGAAATT GGTGATGATGTTCGAGGACAAGGCTAACAGCCCTGACTGCAAACCAGATGGTCCGCCACCAAAACGTGACATCGCCAGCCTACCCTAG